ACGGCGAACAGCTCGTCGATCAGCCGGGCCGCCTCGAGCCCCGCGGACCGGACGGCAGCGACGACCCCGAGCTGCTCCAGGGCGTCGGCGAGGTCGCGGGTGCGGGTCCAGCGCCGGCCCGCCGCGTCACGCAGCAGGCCGAGGGTGGCCGCGTCGACCTTGCCCGTGAAGAGATCGCCGACCAGGCCCGAGCGGGCCGCGGCCGGGACCGACTGGTCGGTGACGACGCGGCGCAGCGACGCCTCGCCGCGCACCGTGCCGGCGGCGGCGAACAGGTCGCCCGCCACCACCGAGGCCGACGCCTCGGCCACCCCACCGACCTGGTCGGTGAGGGCGGCCATGGCGTCCGCGGAGGCGCCACGGAAGGAGACCATCAGGCGTCCTTGCCCGCGTCGGCAGCGTCGACCGTCTCGAGGTCGGCGAGGAAGCGCTCGATGACCCGCGCCTGACGCGCGTCGTCCTCGAGCGACTCGCCCACGATCCGGCCGGCGAGGCCGGTCGCGAGGGTGCCGACCTCGGCCCGGAGCGAGGTGACCGCCTGCTGGCGCTCGGCCTCGATCTGGACCTTGCCGTGCTCGATGATGCGGGCGGACTCGGCCTGGGCCTGCTCCCGCATCTCGGCCACGATCGCGGCACCCTGCTCACGCGCCTCCTCGCGGATGCGTGCGGCCTCGTGACGGGCGTCGGCCAGCTGCTGCTCGAGCTCGGCCAACTTGGCGTCCGCCTCGGCCTGCTTGGTCGCAGCCGCGGCGATGCCGCCCTCGATCGCCGCCGACCGCTCGGCGAACGTCGTCTCGAAGTTCGGGACGACGAACTTCTTGATGAGGAAGAAGAGGATCGCGAACAC
This region of Nocardioides sp. L-11A genomic DNA includes:
- a CDS encoding F0F1 ATP synthase subunit B; amino-acid sequence: MKSLLVIAAAEGEEHNPLLPEWIEVVLALVVFAILFFLIKKFVVPNFETTFAERSAAIEGGIAAAATKQAEADAKLAELEQQLADARHEAARIREEAREQGAAIVAEMREQAQAESARIIEHGKVQIEAERQQAVTSLRAEVGTLATGLAGRIVGESLEDDARQARVIERFLADLETVDAADAGKDA